The Aedes albopictus strain Foshan chromosome 2, AalbF5, whole genome shotgun sequence region tattatagctcggaaatttgagacgatggcggaaacgtacatccgactaaagaataaaGCCGAATCGGaatagttattaatgtgtcgaaggcaaagtacaagatggcaaagggctccagcaaagaatcaccgcgcccgccaccccgaatttctttcgacggtgatgaaatcgaggcggttgaagaattcgtttagttgggctcattggtgaccaccgacaacgacatcagcagagaaattcagagacacattgtgaaaggaaatcgagcttactttggacttcgcagaacaaagttcgccgtccaacaaagttaactatctacaacacGCTAACTAGACCGGTATTCCTCTATGGGAaagaagcatggaccctacgtgcagatgcttaacgcgcccttggagttatcGAACGGAAggagttgcgtaccatctacgatgGAGTGCAGTTAGAGGACAGGACTTGGAgaggagaagacgaatgaaccagcatcagctgctgggagaaccaatcatcgtctaCCTCGCGAAAATAGGGAGGGTTCGgggggtgggtcacgtcatcaggatgtcggatagcaaccccactaaaatggttctcgagagtcatccgaccggtacaagaagacgtggtgcgcagcgagctaggtgggtcgatcaagtggaggacgatttgcggaccctctgcagagtgcggaactggagacacacagctatggaccgagtagactggagacgactcctacggcaggacactcaggccttagtctgaccggtatggTAAGTAAGCCAGACCATGCGAGCCAgctgtggggtctccagttaaccttGTGGATAAGGcctaggatcgccaatccggagacgacgggttcgaaaCAAAGAGAAAGAGCCAGCTTTGACCAACAAACAccaaaaacaaaacaagaatACAAACCAGATCCGATGTgactcctctagaggactgctggagccatcaacgacacaaccgagagcactatcgggtacgctaAACGGAGTCGACGGAGCGTAAGGTTCTACGAGATATTTTGGAGCATAAGaatgcggtaatgctgcagcaggggatacggcagaacgtggaacgttacaaacaaaagcAACAactgcagacccgcctctttctgcAAAAAGAACAACGTAGCCTGGAAGATATGTAGTGCGAGGAAATGCGaggccgaaatctgcagggataaagatttggagcctcctgacggacggacttgaagtgattgaaaggtggaagcaacacttcaatgagcacctgaatggcatggagTATGTAGGCATGAGAGACCGaagcaacggaaggaacgactagCTCAGCACAGCAGAGAATgaaaatgatccaactcccatgctgagagaagttgaggatgccattcaccagctcaaagccACCAAAGCAACTGGTAAGAATGATGTGGCTTCATGGTCGTGCGGCtaatgtcaccaagcatttagtacaaaaaaaaaagttttcgccCCGAGATCCAAATAGGTAATTGACCAAATGTGTGAACCTGTGCTTTCTTCGCAACACCTACCTTGAATTGATTGTAAATCTGCTCCGCCTTGGTCCGGATCTGCTGGGCGTAGAAATCGAACTTAATTCGCTCCTCATCCGACATGTCCCATGCCTTAGTGTTGCCAACGTATTTCCGTAACCGCTTCATCGTTTCCACACAGTTGGGATTCTTTTTCAGCATCGTTGGCGTTACCTTTAGTTCTGAAATAACGAAGGGAAGTGTATGAAGAACGACACTCGAAAAAGCTTACACATTATATCCATTACTTTGATATTGTTCCATCAATTCTACGCATTTCTCCGGATTCGCACAGGCCAGCCCCACGCAAGACTTGATCTCCCAATTCAACTCACAAAGTTCACGTTCCAATCTTAAAAAGTAGACGCGTTCGCTTTCGATTTTATCTGTGGAAGGAATGTTACGATATAATTTTGCCGCAATTATCgaattcgtcccactgtgcgctgTGCAATCaacgggtctggtacgtttggcataaggccgtttggcataatgccatttggcataaggacgtttggcataaaggacacttggcataaaggacatttggcataaaggacgtttggcataatggacatttggcataaagtacgtttggcataaaatgatTTCAATCAAAAGTGAACTACATAAGTGAAGGATAAGTATACAAAAGAAGGATAATACATTATAATGCATTAACTTTTATGAATATAATATGCAGACAAGGATGATTTGCTGGAAAGAACCATTACCGGAATCTAAATTGCTTGTGTCgatgaagaacagcctatatacaaaagaaggaacattccccttccgaaaaaaaaatcaaattcatggaagcaaaaggttatttcgaaaataagagatccaatataatgccccaacaacaagtttgccttctttcccttgaaggctgttctttaattttttttccagagggaAAATGtatttcacatattctttatgccaaacgtcctttatgccaaacgtcccttatgccaaatgtcctttatgccaaacgtcctttatgccaaatgtcctttatgccaaacgtctttatgccaaatgtccttatgccaaacggccttatgccaaacgtaccagacccgcaATCAACACCGATTATGTACTTACCGAAAGGATTCGCCTTCTTGGGTGTTGTCGCAGCTGGCGCTACTGGAGAAGCTGGAACTTTCTCTTTCGGTGCTACAGCCCTTTTCTTGGCCGGTGGAGACGCTAGCGTTGGCTCTTCTTCCTCGCTATCGAGGAACCGCTTCGGCTTGATCTTGCGGCCACTTCGGCTGACCACTTCGGTTTGTTCCTTGACCGGGCTAGAGGGCGGCTTTTCCTCCTTGACCACAACACTAGAGCTGGACGACACCGCCGGGGCTTTCTTGGGTTCGACCGCCGGCGTAGAAGGGCCGGTACTGCTGCTGTTTGCTATGCTTTCCTTCTTGACTTGCTTTTTCACATCTTCTTTAAGGGATTTACTGGTCGATTCATCTCCGTTGATGCTGTCTTCTTTTTCGGTTTTTACGGTAGTGTCAACGACCGTCGAATTGGCGGATATACGGGATGCGTTGAAACTTGCCTGTAATATATAGTAGACCAAAGTTCGTTTAGATTTTGCGTTCATGCAACACTATAATTTGTTCGGTTGATTATTGGCAATACGGCACATTTCACTTTACTTGCCTCTGTCGTATTCATCGATTCTTCAACCTTGGAAGTGTCCGTCTCGGCAGATGTCGAAGGTTCTTGTGTCaactaaaacaaaacaaaaatatacgAATTTGAaaacatcagttttttttttgttgctagtTGCTTAATAATTGAATAATGTAAAGAAAATGCAGATCTAACGATAGGATCTCTTCATTAATAAATTTCATAAtctgaacacaaaaaaaaatgttttttttttatttatgaaatTAGCCGTAGGCCAATTCATTCAACGGCATCGAAGCAAAGTTGCAGCTTGACTGTGGCTCGGATATCACGTTGATTTTACAAGAAACCTGGGAGAAGATTGGCAAGTCTGCTACCAAATCCACTCGAATGGGAGCGACTACAGCGTCTGGAGAACCTCTGCAACATCTTGAAGAATTCGCAACGACTGTCAGCATCAGCAATGTTTCTCTGAAGCAGCATTGCTACATCACTTCGGTCGAAGGTCTCAACGTGATCGGTTTAGATTGGATGGACGATGGATGCATTTGATCTGTGGTCGTCAAAACCGCTCGCTGCCCATTGCAAAATGGTGAATTTGACGAAGTTTCCCCGCGACAATCAGCACTTCGTTACGCGGTTTCCGGATGTTTTCCAGGACGGATTGGATCACTGCAcgaaaacgaaaatcagtctaACCCTGAGACCAAATGTGCAGCCAATTTTCCGGCCAAAGCGACCAGTACCATTCCATGCCACTCAAAAAGTCGAAGAGGAACTGGACAGACTCCAATGCTTGAACATCATAACACCCATCGATTGTTCGGATTGGGCAGCCCCGATCGTTGTCCTAAAGAAGCCTGGCGAAAAGGTCCATATAGGGTCTTGTAGATGtagctattttgggcacttgccgctgtaactaagtcaaaccgattgatttgagtttttgtatagagttagatactgtacgtgcctaactctacaaaatttcaaatcaatccgtttgaaattgacttagttatagcggcaagtgcccaaaataggtacacctacccaaatggtacaagaccctatgcgcCGATTATTCCACCGGACTCTATGAGGTACTAGAATCAAACCACTACCCTCTACCAACTACGTCAGACATTTTCACCAAACTCGCAGCCAAGCGTGTTTTCAGTATCATTGATCTTTCCGACGCGTACCtactagagtcagtctagttagagtctggcggacgtcacggtgtagcatttatcggtgaggacactatgacgtcttagctggactgagccccttggtcatcggtggggactttaacgcgtggacggtcgagtggggcagtcgctctacgaacgagagaggttgggctctactcgaagctatggcgggattgaacgttgagatcgcgaatgtcggcagtgtaagcacttttagcagaaacggtgcggagtccatcattgatgtgaccttctggagcccagggcttaaccctagctcagactggagagttgataacgggtacacgcatagtgatcacctggcgattcgatacagtatcgaacagggcggtagacggcagcagtcgaggataaccgacactcaccgaggatggctaacctcgagtttcgataagccggcatttgtggagcggatgctcatggagcagaatacagactacttgtctagcgacggtctagttggtaccttgagacgagcgtgtgatgcggcaatgccgaggcgatccatacccaggaatggacgaagaccggtgtactggtggtgtcaagaaatcgcggagctccgtgcatcttgccacagggcaaggagaaggatgcagagagcccggaccgatgagtcgagagcggagcgagaggtggcatacagggcggcaaagttggcactgaacaaagagatcaaggcgcgtaagcgggcgtgcttcaacgatctctgtcagacggccaacacaaccccctggggtgatgcgtaccgcgtagtcatgtgcaaaacgaaaggcacatctgcaccaccggaacgctctcccgcgatgctgcagaggatcgtggaaacgttgttcccgcaccacgaggtgagaccatgggcacccacaccacaagaccatcctggtccgagtgaggttcccccagtgacgaatgaggagttagccgcaattgcgaaatcacttaagctgaacaaggccccgggcccggatggcattccgacggtggctatcaaagcggccatcgaggctagccctgacatgatcagatcggctatgcagagatgcttggatagaggcgagtttccggagaggtggaaaaggcaaaagttggttctactgcccaagcacgggaagccaccaggcgacccgtcggcttatagaccaatcTGCCTCctagacacggccgggaaactcctagagcggatcattctgtcaaggttattggtctataccgagaggtcggacaacgcggggctatcagacagccagtacgggtttcgcaaaggtagatcgacagtggatgccattaggtcggtgactggattggccgaaattgcgctgcagaaaaagaggagaggcatacggtactgcgcgatcgtaacgctagacgttagaaacgccttcaatagtgtaagctgggccgccattgagagcgccatatctcgcttaggtgtcccggctggcctaaggcgtattctgggtagttacttccagaacagggtgctgatttacgacaccgaggaaggccaaaaacagtacaacgtcactgcaggtgtaccgcaaggatccatcttgggtccggtactgtggaacgcggcatatgatggagtacagaggctagcactaccaccgggagtaaagttggttggcttcgccgacgacattaccctggtggtatacggtgagtcgctcgaagaggtggaattgacggcagcgcatgcgattgacatagtggagggctggatgaggtcgaggcaactgacactcgcacaccacaagacagaggtggtggtggtgaacaaccgccagtctgcacagcaggcagtggtcaccacgggcgggtgctcgatcgagtcctgtcgctcactgaagctccttggagtcatggtcgacgacaagttgagcttcagtagtcatgtcgagtatgcttgtaagagggcgagtgtagcggttatggcattgtgtaggatgatgtcaaacagttcggcagttgtctcgagtaagcggaagctgctcgcgtcagtcgcggtgtccatactacggtatggcgccgccgcatggtcgaacgcgctcaagctgcagaggaatgttgaccgactagagagtgtacataggctgatgtgcctcagggtggccagtgcataccggactgtctcgaaagacgcggtatgcgtgctagcgggcaggatgccgatagcactggtgttggccgaggatgttgagtgctacgatgaaagtggtacgagaggtgcgcgacgaaacgccagaacttcgtctatggtgaaatggcaaagagtctgggactcttcaacaaagggtaggtggacacacaggctcataccgagcgtgtcccggtggacgtgtagaccccatggcgaagtgaactttcacctgacacaattcctgtcgggccatgggtgctttaggtggtacctgcacaggttcgggcatgcaaactcacccacatgcccggagtgtgcaaacagggcggaaacggcggaacatgtactcttcgagtgcccgcgttttgcggagcagaggtcgagcatgttagaggtatgcggcagggatactactcccgataacattattgagaggatgtgttcgggggtggacgagtggaatgtcgtgtcgaacacggtatccacaatcgtgctccacctccaaaggaaatggcgggccgaccaacagttagtcgagttggccccctagagatatgccgagtgtgatggctgacagatgagcgagagtgcgaaagcacagtccccccctcctctacgaagtaacactatgacgtcatgctcgattggctccggtcgaaagtgacagtccgccagactctaattatagggactctagtaCCTACAAGTGGAGGTTGATGATGATTCTAAGAAGCTCCTGACAATCAACACCCATCGTGGATTGTACAGATACAACCGATTGGCAGTCGAAGATCAAAAGCGATTGCCCGAGGGATTGTTTTCTGGCCAAGAATCGATATTGACATTGCTGACTACGTACGCCGATGTTCAAGCTGTGCTAGTGCTGCCAAGTCCCCACCTCAAGCGGAACCTCAACCCTGGCCGAGAGCAAATGGTCCATGGGAACGGCTTCATCTGGATTTTGCTGGTCCCTTGGAAGGATATCATTACCTGTTTGAAGTGGACTCTTATAGCAAATGGCCAGAAATTCTGCAGACGCGATCACCAACAAGCTCAACAACAATTTCCTTCCTTCGTGAATGTTTTGCTCGATTCGGAATACCAACGATGATTGTAACAGATAATGGAAGCCAATTCGTAACTGCTGAATTCAGGGCATTTTGCGAAGAACTAGGAGCCGTTCTTTTGCACACCGCACTATATCATCCGCAATCTAACGGGCAGACGGAACGGTTTGTAGATACTCTCAAGCGCTCCATGAAGAACATTATTGGGGGAGGAGAAACGTCGATTTCAACTACTCTTCAAACGTTCCTGCACATCTAAAGATCAACACCATCTGCCGTTATAAACGGGGAATCACCCGATGAAAGAATGCTCGGACATTCTATGAGGACTACTCTGGATCTCCTACGACCTACTTCTCAGTCTGTCGGTCTGAAACCGAAGTTCAACTGTGATTTCGAAGCTGGATCGTTTGTGTAAGCCAAAGTGTATTCAAGCAAGGATCTCTGCAAGTGGATGCCAGGTGTGTTGTCCTCGAAAGAATCGAAAACGTGAATTACAATATCCTCTTGGATCATGAAATCGTCCGACGAAAGGTACTCCGATCTCATATTGACTAGTTAAAGATTCGTTCCAACGATGCAGGTGTGGTTTCAAAGGAACCAATGCCGTTGAGTATTCTCATGCATGTTCCAGAACAACATTATCGTATGTTAATTGGTGGAAATCCTGCATGTGCCGTCTCTGTTCAACAATCAACCGAAACTGTACAGCAGTTCAGCCTTTTCAGCAAAGGTCATCTTCATGTTCAACACAAAGGCAGCAGCAGTTAGTCAGGTCAACGCCCATTGCGAACCGTGCGGTCACCGTAGTTttatttttccttctaaaccatagggggataatcagACACCCTAATATCAAagatagggtagtgtggggctgaggccgtcttctaatacaatagtaaaagccaggactactctctcctcgtacccactaaatagggtaagcatgtggttcccattttcaccctacgaaaaacaaaggattgaagggctgtttcagggtggccactcaactcaGTAAAATGAATTCCCGGTTATTTCCCGCTACCTAAaatttttttcccggttttctagaaattgatttatatggttaaatcggaacactgatataggctaatccagat contains the following coding sequences:
- the LOC109433257 gene encoding lens epithelium-derived growth factor translates to MVASKKTFTVGDLVFAKVKGYPPWPAKILKFEKKKYNVYFYGTGETANVKMEDVFGYSDTKSKYATEKIMKRKGFKEAIIQIESALSGEDPSPILLTQEPSTSAETDTSKVEESMNTTEASFNASRISANSTVVDTTVKTEKEDSINGDESTSKSLKEDVKKQVKKESIANSSSTGPSTPAVEPKKAPAVSSSSSVVVKEEKPPSSPVKEQTEVVSRSGRKIKPKRFLDSEEEEPTLASPPAKKRAVAPKEKVPASPVAPAATTPKKANPFDKIESERVYFLRLERELCELNWEIKSCVGLACANPEKCVELMEQYQKLKVTPTMLKKNPNCVETMKRLRKYVGNTKAWDMSDEERIKFDFYAQQIRTKAEQIYNQFKTMFPVSEGATPFWEIFCEELSKFEQSTKHLSQEELFLLVDETDIKNNTDTSGEKNGTEAKDEEIKNESEKPSKEETTSETGSNEAVAT